In the genome of Ensifer sp. WSM1721, the window CCGGCTTGCCTTCGAAGAGGATCGAGGTGCAGCCGTGGATGAGCGGCCCGTAGACGATATAGGAGTGCCCGACCACCCAGCCGATGTCGGACGCCGCCCAGAAGACTTCGCCCGGCTGTACGCCGAAGAAATTCTCCATCGACCATTTGAGCGCGACCATGTGGCCGCCGTTATCGCGCACGACGCCCTTTGGCTGTCCGGTGGTTCCAGAGGTGTAGAGCACATAGAGCGGGTCGGTGGAGGCGACCGGCGTAGAGGGTAAGTCCTCCCCGGCCTCCTTCTCCGTGGCAAGCGCCTCGGCGAAATCGATGTCGCGGCCCGGCAGCATGTCTGCGGTGAGCATGTCGCGCTGGAAGATCAGGCAATGGGCGGGTTTGTTGCCAGCGATCTCGATCGCGTGGTCGAGCAGAGGCTTGTAGGCAACGGTACGCCCGGGCTCCAGGCCGCAGCTTGCCGAGACGACGAGCTTGGCCTGGCAATCATCAATGCGAACGGCGAGCTCATTGGCGGCGAAACCACCGAAGACGACGGAATGCACCGCGCCGATGCGCGCTGCCGCCAGCATGGCGATCGCCGCTTGAGGGATCATCGGCATATAGATGATGATCCGGTCGCCCTTGCCGATGCCAAGCTTGCGGTAGACCGCCGCCATCGCCTTCACGTCCGCGAGCAGCGAGGCATAGGAGATCTTCTCAATCCGGCCGGTGACGGGGCTGTCGTAGATGAAGGCCGCCTGCTCACCGCGTCCCGCCTCCACGTGGCGATCGAGACAATTATAGCAGGTGTTGGTGGCGCCATCGACGAACCAATGTCCATAGGTCCCGCATTCAGGCTCGAAAATCCGCTCGGGCTTCTTGAACCAGTCGATCGCCTGAGCGGCATCGGCCCAGAATCCGTGCGGATCGGCTTTCCACGCGGCATACACTTCGGAATAGCGGCTCGCCATCTCCGTTCCTCCCATTGACTTTTCCGGACGAAAAGCCCGGCTCCTCGGCTAACGAGGATAGGCCAACGGAGATAAAGGTGAAGCCCGACGAAAGGGGAACGGCGCTCAGCGTGCGCCGAAGATGGCGGAGCCGACCCGCACGCTCGTGGCACCGAAAGCGATCGCGGTTTCGAAATCGCCGGACATGCCCATGGAGAGCTTTGCAAGGTCGCACTGCGCCGCAAGCTTGGCGAGCAAGGCGAAATGCGGGCCCGGATTCTCCTCGAAAGGCGGAATGCACATCAGCCCTTCGATGTTCAAGCCCAGTTCACCGCGGCAGAAGCGGACGAAGGCGACCGTCTCTTCCGGGGCCACGCCCGCCTTCTGCGGTTCGAGGCCGGTATTGACCTGCACGTAAAGCCGGAGATTACGCCCCTGGCGCTTCATTTCCGCGGAAACGGCGCGGGCGATCTTCTCCCGATCGATCGTCTCGATAACGTCGAACAGCGCCACCGCGTCCGCGGCCTTGTTGGATTGCAGCGGGCCGATCAGGTGCAGCTCGAGATTTGGCGTTTCGTTTCTAAGCTCAGGCCACTTCGCCTGCGCCTCCTGCACGCGGTTTTCGCCGAAGACGCGCTGGCCGGCGGCGATGACGGGCCGTATCGCCTCGGCACCAAAGGTTTTTGAAACGGCAACCAGGCCAACCGCATGCTCCGGACGGTTCGCAGCTTTTTCGCTCTCACGAATCCGGCTCAGGACCTCGCTTAGCCGCTCCTCGACTTCCATCCTCATGCTCCCGATCCAAGAACCGCTTCGACAACTCCCTGCGGATTATTGAAACTTGCGCTGCTTGCCAAGCCCGCGTGAGGTCCGACGGCTGGAATACGCCAAAGTTCGGTGCCAAACCCTTCAAAACTTGACGCTTGAGTGGTTTCGTGATGAAGGTCACGCCAGCTATCATGAGGGCTTTGGCCCCGCAGGTTTTCCGGAACATCGACAAAAGACATGGCTACCGAACGATATAATCCGCGCGATGCCGAACCGCGCTGGCAGCAGGAATGGGAAGCACGCAAGGTCTTCGAGACGAAGAACGACGATCCGCGCGAGAAATATTACGTGCTGGAGATGTTCCCCTATCCGTCCGGGCGGATCCACATGGGGCATGTGCGCAACTACACCATGGGCGACGTTGTCGCCCGCTACAAGCGCGCCCGCGGCTTCAATGTGCTGCATCCGATGGGCTGGGATGCCTTCGGCATGCCGGCGGAGAACGCCGCTATGGAGCGCGGCGTGCATCCGGCCGGCTGGACCTACCAGAACATCGGCTCGATGAAGGCGCAACTCAAGGTGATGGGCCTTTCGCTCGACTGGAGCCGCGAATTCGCGACCTGCGATCCCGCCTATTATCAGCGCCAGCAATACCTCTTCCTCGATTTCCTGGAAAAGGGCCTGGTCTACCGAAAGCAATCCAAGGTCAATTGGGATCCGGTCGACAATACCGTGCTTGCCAACGAGCAGGTGATCGACGGCCGCGGCTGGCGCTCTGGCGCGCTCGTCGAGCAGCGCGAGCTGACGCAATGGTTCTTCCGTATCACCGATTTCAGCCAGGACCTGCTCGACGCGCTGGACACGCTGGATCAGTGGCCGGAAAAAGTGCGGCTGATGCAGAAGAACTGGATCGGCCGCTCCGAAGGCCTGCTGCTCAGATGGGAGCTCGACCCGTTAACGGTTCCCGACGGCACGAAGGAGGTGACCGTTTATACCACGCGTCCGGATACGCTCTTCGGGGCCTCGTTCCTGGCGATCGCGGCCGATCATCCGCTCGCCAAGGAAGCGGCCGAGAAGAGCGCCGAAGTCGAGGCCTTCTGCGAGGAGTGCCGGCGCGCCGGCACGTCGCTCGCCGACCTCGAGACGGCGGAGAAGAAAGGCATCGACACCGGTATCCGTGCCAAGCATCCGCTCGACCCGACTTGGGAGCTGCCGGTCTATGTCGCCAATTTCGTGCTGATGGATTACGGCACGGGCGCGATCTTCGGCTGCCCGTCCGGCGACCAGCGCGACCTGGACTTCGCCCGCAAGTACGGCCTGTCGGTCGTGCCGGTCGTGATGCCGAATGACGCCGACGCCGCCACCTTCACGATCGGAGACGAGGCCTATGTCGGCGACGGCGTGATGATCAATTCACGCTTCCTCGACGGGCTCTCGACCGAAGAGGCCTTTGAGACGATCGCCTCGAAGCTCGAGAAGGACACGCTGAACGGCATCCCGCGCGCCGAGCGCAAGGTCAATTTCCGCCTGCGCGACTGGGGCATCTCCCGTCAGCGCTATTGGGGCTGCCCGATCCCCGTCATCCATTGCGACGACTGCGGCGTCGTTCCGGTGCCGAAGGCGGACCTGCCGGTCACGCTGCCGCCGGACGTCACCTTTGACAAGCCCGGCAACCCGCTCGACCGGCATCCGACCTGGCGGCACGTCGCCTGCCCCGTGTGCGGCAAGGACGCGCGCCGGGAAACCGACACGATGGACACTTTCGTCGATTCCTCTTGGTACTTCGCCCGCTTCACCGCCCCCTGGGAGGACAAGCCGACCGATCCGAACGCCGCCAACCACTGGCTGCCGGTCGACCAGTATATCGGCGGCATCGAGCACGCGATCCTGCACCTGCTCTATTCCCGCTTCTTCACCCGGGCGATGAAGGCCGCGGGCCACGTGGCGATTGACGAGCCCTTCAAGGGGCTCTTCACGCAGGGCATGGTCGTGCACGAGACCTATAGCCGCGGCGAGGGTGCGCAGCGGGAGTGGATCACCCCCGCCGAAGTCCGCATCGAGGAAGTCGACGGCCAGCGACGCGCAGTTCTCATCGAGACGGGAGAGGAAATCGCTATCGGCTCGATCGAGAAGATGTCGAAGTCGAAGAAGAACGTCGTCGATCCGGACGACATCATCGGCTCCTACGGCGCCGACACGGCACGCTTCTTCGTCCTGTCCGATTCGCCGCCGGACCGTGACGTCATCTGGTCCGAGGCGGGCGTCGAAGGCGCCCATCGATTCGTCCAGCGCGTCTGGAGGCTCATCGCCGAGGCCGCGGAAAACCTGCGCGGCGTCGAAGCGGCCCCAGCGACGGAAGACGAGGGGCTTGCCGTATCCCAGGCCGCGCACCGCACGCTCAAAGCGGTGGAAGCCGACTACGACAAGCTCGCCTTCAACAAGGCGGTCGCGCGGATCTATGAACTGGTCAACACGCTGGCGGCACCGCTGACACAAGTCGCCGGCGGCAAGGCCGATCCGGTACTGACCGCCGCTGTCAAGGACGCAACCGCGATCCTGATCAATCTGATCGCACCGATGATGCCGCATCTGGCAGAAGAATGCTGGCGCGAGATCGGCGGTGACGGGATCATGGCCGAAAGGCCGTGGCCGAAGTTCGATGGGGCTCTCGTCATGGAGAACGAGATCACCCTGCCGGTGCAGATCAACGGCAAGAAGCGCGCCGATTTGACAATTGCGCGCGACGCAGATCAGAGTGCGATCGAAAGCGCCGTTCTGGCGCTGGACGCCGTGAAGACCGCGCTCAACGGCGGCAGCCCGAAAAAGATCATCGTCGTGCCTCAAAGGATCGTCAATGTCGTTGTCTGATAAAGCTGGCTTCCGTCTTCGGTCCTTTCCCGTCCTCGCCGGTGTCCTGCTGCTGACCGCGCTCGGCGGCTGCCAGGTGCGGCCGCTTTATTCAGACGGCCCTACCGGTTCGACCGCGACGGCGCTTGCCTCGATCGAGATTTCGGAGGCGGAGAATCGTGTCGAGCAGGAAGTCCGGAATGCCCTCATCTTTCTGACATCGGGCGGCAAGGGCGAACCTGTCAATCCGCAATATCATCTGGCGCTTAACGTCTCGCACCGGACGATGGGCGTGCTCTATGACAATACCGATGATGATGACGACGATGACGATGACCCGGGCGCCGGCCGCATCGTCGTGAAGGCGGACTACAACCTGACGAAGGCGGCCACGGGGGAGACGGTGAAGGCGGGCTACCGCACGGCCGTCGCGCTCGTCGACTTCCCCCAACAGGAATTCGCGAAGGTGCGCGCGGTCCGTGACGGCGAGAACCGCGCCGCGAAGGAACTGGCAGAGATCATCAGCGCCGATATTGCCGCCGCCCTCGGCCGCTGATCCGGTAGTGGCATGAGCGAGGTCAAGTCGCACGAGTTCGATAACTTCCTGCAGAGGTCTGCGGCGAGCTATCGGCTTTTCCTGCTCTATGGTCCCGATCGCGGCCTCGTCTCCGAAAGGGCCGCGCAGCTCGCTGGTGCCTTTGGCATACCGCTCGATGATCCCTTCGCCGTGGTCAAGCTTGATGCAACGCAGTTGCAAGGGGCTGGAAGCGTGCTCGATGAGGTCAATGCCATTGGCCTCTTCGGCGGCGAGAAGCTCGTCTGGGTGCGCGGAGCATCCGCCGAGAAAGGGCTTTCCGAGGCGCTGCAGATTCTCGCCGCCGAGCCGCCGGCCGGAAGCCGCCTCATCATCGAGGCCGGCGATCTCAAGAAGGGGGCCGCGCTCAGGAAGGTGGGGGAAGCGAACCGCACCGTGGCCTCGATCGCCTGCTACAGCGACGATGTCCGCAGCCTTCACGCGCTAATAGACAAGGAACTTTCCGAAGCGGGCCTGCGCATAAGCCCGGCGGCGCGTGAGCGCCTCGTCGACGCGCTTGGCGGCGATCGCATGGCCTCGCGCAACGAGATCCGCAAGCTCGCGCTCTACTGCCGCGGCAAGGAGATCGTCGACGAGGAGGACGTCCTCGGCATCGTCGGCGACGCCAGCGCCATTTCGGTCGACGATGCGGTCGATGCGGTGCTGCAGGGCGACACGGACGCGCTGCTTCACGCCATGAAAAAGATCACCACCTCGAAAACGCCGCCGTTTCTGGTGCTTCAGGCCTGTTTGCGGCAGTTCCAGCAACTCGACGTGATGCGCGCGGAAATGGACGCAAACCGTCAGTCGGCCGGTCAGGTGATCGCCAGCCTGGGGCGCGGCCTGCATTTTCGCCGCAAGCCGATCGTCGAGGCGGCGCTGAAGCATTGGACTGCCCCGGCCATAAGACGCGAACTGAGCCGGCTACAGGCAACGATCTATCAGAGCCGCGCTCGCCAGAGCCTGGAAGAGAGTCTCGTTATCCAGAATCTGCTGGCGATTACGATCCAATCGGCAAAGCGTTGAAGCAGCTCCACCGATACGCGCGGCCGCGAACGAGAAAGAGCCCAGAACTGCAACGCAGTTGCCGATAGTTGCACTGGGGCGTCATCTTAGGTCAGAAGGTGATTTGTCGCACGACGCTCAGCGCCGTTCGAGCAGCCGGCAAATCTCTTCGAGTTGATCGAGCGTCTTATAGGCGATCTTCAGGTGTC includes:
- a CDS encoding YggS family pyridoxal phosphate-dependent enzyme, whose protein sequence is MEVEERLSEVLSRIRESEKAANRPEHAVGLVAVSKTFGAEAIRPVIAAGQRVFGENRVQEAQAKWPELRNETPNLELHLIGPLQSNKAADAVALFDVIETIDREKIARAVSAEMKRQGRNLRLYVQVNTGLEPQKAGVAPEETVAFVRFCRGELGLNIEGLMCIPPFEENPGPHFALLAKLAAQCDLAKLSMGMSGDFETAIAFGATSVRVGSAIFGAR
- the leuS gene encoding leucine--tRNA ligase — protein: MATERYNPRDAEPRWQQEWEARKVFETKNDDPREKYYVLEMFPYPSGRIHMGHVRNYTMGDVVARYKRARGFNVLHPMGWDAFGMPAENAAMERGVHPAGWTYQNIGSMKAQLKVMGLSLDWSREFATCDPAYYQRQQYLFLDFLEKGLVYRKQSKVNWDPVDNTVLANEQVIDGRGWRSGALVEQRELTQWFFRITDFSQDLLDALDTLDQWPEKVRLMQKNWIGRSEGLLLRWELDPLTVPDGTKEVTVYTTRPDTLFGASFLAIAADHPLAKEAAEKSAEVEAFCEECRRAGTSLADLETAEKKGIDTGIRAKHPLDPTWELPVYVANFVLMDYGTGAIFGCPSGDQRDLDFARKYGLSVVPVVMPNDADAATFTIGDEAYVGDGVMINSRFLDGLSTEEAFETIASKLEKDTLNGIPRAERKVNFRLRDWGISRQRYWGCPIPVIHCDDCGVVPVPKADLPVTLPPDVTFDKPGNPLDRHPTWRHVACPVCGKDARRETDTMDTFVDSSWYFARFTAPWEDKPTDPNAANHWLPVDQYIGGIEHAILHLLYSRFFTRAMKAAGHVAIDEPFKGLFTQGMVVHETYSRGEGAQREWITPAEVRIEEVDGQRRAVLIETGEEIAIGSIEKMSKSKKNVVDPDDIIGSYGADTARFFVLSDSPPDRDVIWSEAGVEGAHRFVQRVWRLIAEAAENLRGVEAAPATEDEGLAVSQAAHRTLKAVEADYDKLAFNKAVARIYELVNTLAAPLTQVAGGKADPVLTAAVKDATAILINLIAPMMPHLAEECWREIGGDGIMAERPWPKFDGALVMENEITLPVQINGKKRADLTIARDADQSAIESAVLALDAVKTALNGGSPKKIIVVPQRIVNVVV
- a CDS encoding LPS assembly lipoprotein LptE, whose protein sequence is MSLSDKAGFRLRSFPVLAGVLLLTALGGCQVRPLYSDGPTGSTATALASIEISEAENRVEQEVRNALIFLTSGGKGEPVNPQYHLALNVSHRTMGVLYDNTDDDDDDDDDPGAGRIVVKADYNLTKAATGETVKAGYRTAVALVDFPQQEFAKVRAVRDGENRAAKELAEIISADIAAALGR
- the holA gene encoding DNA polymerase III subunit delta gives rise to the protein MSEVKSHEFDNFLQRSAASYRLFLLYGPDRGLVSERAAQLAGAFGIPLDDPFAVVKLDATQLQGAGSVLDEVNAIGLFGGEKLVWVRGASAEKGLSEALQILAAEPPAGSRLIIEAGDLKKGAALRKVGEANRTVASIACYSDDVRSLHALIDKELSEAGLRISPAARERLVDALGGDRMASRNEIRKLALYCRGKEIVDEEDVLGIVGDASAISVDDAVDAVLQGDTDALLHAMKKITTSKTPPFLVLQACLRQFQQLDVMRAEMDANRQSAGQVIASLGRGLHFRRKPIVEAALKHWTAPAIRRELSRLQATIYQSRARQSLEESLVIQNLLAITIQSAKR